The following coding sequences are from one SAR202 cluster bacterium window:
- a CDS encoding NUDIX hydrolase has protein sequence MTKKLRLRPQKAVSSGGVVYTRDGHEIKIALCGRKEPPRWSLPKGTPEDGETIEETAVREAQEETGLKVAVEEPIGSINYWFVSAGDHIRYNKTVHFYLMTALGGSLDDHDPEFDEVAWFDPDEALRRLTFANEVKILNKALAQIRERTGQESS, from the coding sequence ATGACTAAAAAACTTCGGTTGCGCCCCCAAAAAGCGGTTTCCTCAGGGGGCGTAGTCTACACTAGAGACGGCCATGAGATTAAGATAGCCCTCTGTGGCCGCAAAGAGCCTCCACGATGGAGCCTTCCCAAAGGCACCCCCGAGGATGGCGAGACCATTGAAGAGACCGCCGTTCGCGAGGCCCAGGAAGAGACCGGCCTCAAAGTCGCCGTGGAAGAGCCCATTGGCAGCATCAACTACTGGTTCGTCAGCGCCGGCGACCATATACGCTATAACAAGACCGTCCACTTTTATCTCATGACCGCTCTGGGCGGCAGCCTTGATGACCACGACCCGGAGTTTGATGAAGTGGCCTGGTTCGACCCGGATGAAGCCCTTCGGCGTCTTACCTTCGCCAATGAGGTCAAGATTCTCAACAAAGCCCTGGCCCAAATCCGTGAGAGGACAGGGCAGGAATCTTCTTGA
- a CDS encoding alpha/beta hydrolase codes for MSSIPETQALPLHEAAKRMGVNFKEANSPADKTVRANGLEFHYLQWGDPKKPKLLMLHGVAQQAHSWDFVSLALSDRYCVIALDQRGHGDTQWPSDHDYSAEAQQRDLDAVIPALGLKGFILVGHSMGGRNSYVFTSRHLDLVKALVIVDTGPGGVRTGSQRIRRFVTLPDELDSYEEFAERVKGYTGRPTWMVHGSLQHSIKRLPNGKWTWKYDKAIRSPDFKPQNWPPERLWAALEKIKCPTLVVRGANTDVLSEETFQRMLEVVPGAKGATIAKAGHLVAGDNPSGFLEALEPFLKSAA; via the coding sequence ATGAGCAGCATCCCCGAGACCCAGGCCCTGCCGCTGCATGAAGCGGCCAAGCGCATGGGCGTCAATTTTAAAGAGGCCAACAGTCCCGCTGATAAGACGGTGAGGGCCAACGGCCTTGAGTTCCACTACCTGCAGTGGGGCGATCCAAAGAAACCAAAGCTTTTGATGCTGCACGGGGTCGCGCAGCAGGCCCATAGCTGGGACTTCGTATCGCTGGCGCTGAGCGACCGGTACTGCGTGATAGCTTTGGACCAGCGTGGCCACGGCGACACGCAGTGGCCTTCTGACCATGACTATTCGGCGGAAGCGCAGCAGAGGGACCTGGACGCGGTGATACCGGCGCTGGGGCTGAAGGGGTTCATACTCGTCGGCCATTCCATGGGGGGACGCAATTCCTACGTGTTCACGTCCAGACACCTGGACCTGGTAAAAGCGCTGGTGATTGTAGACACAGGGCCGGGAGGGGTACGGACGGGTAGCCAGCGCATTCGTCGGTTTGTCACGCTGCCCGACGAGCTGGACAGCTATGAGGAGTTCGCCGAGCGGGTGAAGGGGTATACAGGCCGACCAACGTGGATGGTGCACGGGAGCTTGCAGCACAGCATCAAGCGGCTGCCCAACGGAAAGTGGACGTGGAAGTACGACAAGGCAATTAGAAGCCCAGACTTCAAGCCGCAGAACTGGCCGCCGGAGAGGCTGTGGGCAGCGCTGGAGAAGATAAAGTGCCCGACGCTGGTGGTGCGCGGCGCCAACACGGACGTGCTGTCGGAGGAGACGTTCCAGAGAATGCTAGAGGTCGTTCCTGGAGCAAAAGGGGCCACCATAGCCAAGGCGGGCCACCTGGTGGCGGGCGATAACCCGTCGGGCTTCCTGGAAGCGCTGGAGCCGTTCCTGAAGAGCGCCGCATAA
- a CDS encoding aminotransferase class V-fold PLP-dependent enzyme has protein sequence MGAPADHFIRKVLSVPPSWPSLRSQFPTLHNVTYLNSCSLGLLSTSSRDAVNRFLDLWTQMGASAWYGPWMAELAALRRDFASLIHASESEIALTPNISSGLAAISSSLDFSRRPNVVTTALDFPTVAHHFLALEPRGIRTAIVPSDDNVTIDLERLAAHIDHRTALVATSRVFFTSGWIQDIQALSKICHDRGALLLIDDYQATGQLPTDVHALGADILITGGLKWLLGGPGIAYMYVQRDLIPTLQPTATGWFAHRDQFAFNPQKMVYKDDARRFEAGTPSMAAVYAAYAGIQLVQSIGSDALRSRTSSLTADLVSRLRSSGFHLRIPSDPARHASITIVNARDPHRVVDGLKAQKIIVDARPGGVRFSPYFYNNQEDNQRAVAALSNLRDTMPGAI, from the coding sequence TTGGGGGCACCAGCCGACCACTTTATACGCAAGGTGCTCAGCGTGCCGCCATCCTGGCCCTCCCTCCGCTCCCAATTCCCCACCCTCCATAACGTCACCTACCTCAACTCCTGCTCCCTCGGCCTTCTCTCCACCTCCTCCCGAGACGCCGTCAACCGATTTCTCGACCTCTGGACCCAAATGGGCGCCTCCGCCTGGTACGGCCCCTGGATGGCCGAACTCGCCGCCCTCCGCCGCGACTTTGCCTCCCTCATACACGCCTCCGAGTCCGAAATCGCCCTCACCCCCAACATCTCCTCTGGCCTCGCCGCCATCTCCTCCTCCCTGGACTTCTCCCGCCGTCCCAACGTCGTCACCACCGCCCTGGACTTCCCCACCGTCGCCCACCACTTCCTCGCCCTGGAGCCCCGCGGCATCCGCACCGCCATCGTCCCCTCCGACGACAACGTCACCATTGACTTAGAACGTCTCGCCGCCCACATCGACCACCGCACCGCCCTCGTCGCCACCAGCCGCGTCTTCTTCACCAGCGGCTGGATTCAGGACATTCAGGCCCTGTCTAAAATCTGTCACGATCGCGGCGCTCTGCTCTTGATTGACGATTATCAGGCCACCGGCCAGCTCCCCACCGACGTCCACGCCCTCGGCGCCGACATCCTCATCACCGGCGGCCTCAAGTGGCTCCTGGGCGGCCCCGGCATCGCCTACATGTACGTCCAACGCGACCTCATACCCACCCTCCAACCCACCGCCACCGGCTGGTTCGCCCATCGAGACCAGTTCGCCTTCAACCCCCAGAAAATGGTCTACAAGGACGACGCCCGCCGCTTCGAGGCCGGCACCCCATCCATGGCCGCCGTCTACGCCGCCTACGCTGGCATTCAGCTAGTCCAGTCCATCGGCTCAGACGCCCTCCGCTCCCGCACCTCCTCCCTCACTGCCGACCTCGTCTCCCGCCTCCGCTCCTCCGGCTTCCACCTCCGCATCCCCTCCGACCCTGCACGCCACGCCAGCATCACCATCGTCAACGCCAGAGACCCCCATCGCGTCGTCGACGGCCTCAAGGCTCAGAAAATCATCGTGGACGCCCGTCCCGGCGGCGTGCGCTTCTCCCCCTACTTTTACAATAACCAGGAAGATAACCAGAGGGCGGTTGCGGCCTTATCTAATCTTAGAGATACAATGCCAGGGGCCATTTAA
- a CDS encoding N-acetyl-gamma-glutamyl-phosphate reductase, whose amino-acid sequence MTTKVGIINVTGYAGSELARLLYRHPEVTITSVTGRSSAGQKLGDVFPHLSDLGLTIEAELTGSVDLVFSALPHKASAEQCIPLLDKGVKVVDISADFRLKNVKEFETWYKVDHPGPQYLKEAVYGITELHRDEIPSARLIANPGCFPCSAILAMAPAVKNGIISPDIIIDSKSGVSGAGRGLSLTTHFSEVNENVMAYSVKGHRHLPEITQELGRYSASPPAVTFLTHLIPMTRGILSSCYARLQEDVVGSGSEAEKRIVEIYKDFYKDEPFVKVVNAPPQTKHTLGNNLCLVYPTVDIRTNRLMVISCLDNLVKGAAGSAIQNMNLMLGLPETTALEALAVYP is encoded by the coding sequence ATGACCACCAAAGTCGGCATCATCAACGTCACCGGCTACGCCGGCTCCGAGCTAGCCCGCCTCCTCTACCGCCACCCGGAGGTAACAATCACCTCCGTCACCGGCCGAAGCTCCGCCGGCCAGAAGCTCGGCGACGTCTTCCCCCATCTGTCCGACTTGGGCCTCACCATCGAAGCTGAGCTTACCGGCTCCGTCGACCTGGTCTTCTCCGCCCTTCCCCACAAGGCCAGCGCCGAGCAGTGCATCCCCCTCCTCGACAAGGGCGTCAAGGTGGTGGACATCAGCGCCGACTTCCGGCTCAAAAACGTCAAGGAGTTCGAGACCTGGTATAAGGTCGATCACCCGGGCCCCCAGTATCTGAAAGAGGCCGTCTACGGCATCACCGAGCTCCACCGCGACGAAATCCCTTCCGCCCGCCTCATCGCCAATCCGGGCTGCTTCCCCTGCAGCGCCATCCTTGCCATGGCCCCCGCCGTCAAAAACGGCATCATCAGCCCAGATATAATCATCGATAGCAAGTCTGGCGTCTCTGGCGCCGGCCGCGGCCTCAGCCTCACCACCCACTTCTCAGAGGTCAACGAAAACGTCATGGCCTACTCCGTCAAAGGCCATCGTCACCTCCCTGAGATCACCCAAGAATTGGGCCGATACTCCGCCAGCCCTCCCGCCGTCACCTTCCTCACCCACCTCATCCCCATGACCCGCGGCATCCTCAGCTCCTGCTACGCCAGGCTCCAGGAAGACGTTGTCGGCTCCGGTTCTGAGGCCGAAAAACGCATCGTGGAAATCTATAAAGACTTCTACAAAGACGAGCCTTTCGTAAAGGTAGTCAACGCGCCGCCCCAGACTAAGCACACCCTGGGCAACAACCTCTGCCTTGTCTACCCAACCGTAGACATCCGCACCAACCGCCTCATGGTCATAAGCTGCCTGGATAACCTGGTCAAAGGCGCCGCCGGCTCCGCCATCCAGAACATGAACCTAATGCTCGGCCTCCCCGAGACCACCGCCCTAGAAGCCCTCGCCGTCTACCCCTAG